In Solidesulfovibrio sp., a single window of DNA contains:
- a CDS encoding copper oxidase, protein MQGIASRLRNWLRPLTTPVRAASRRRFLALSALAPLFAAAPALARKAENAMDMAGHGGHMGHGDPMGTAASGHGIPAYAWRDPSIAVTPPPPLTGKGQGVVLTPHLPSLGYEADGDVKVFRLTAQPVERLLLDGPPPPGSIWARWHAAMGGMHGMDIPKKVRLWGYNGSVPGPAIEVTQGDRVRIIVKNELPEPTSVHWHGLEVPNDQDGVGGLTQPAIAPGQTFTYEFTVHQVGTFMYHSSFNEKKQVGMGLGGFFISHPADGSRRVDRDFAILLQEWFFLPGNPAVDVTSTDPNWFTFNGKSAPSTAVLTARVGQAVRLRLANLSNMHAHPIHLHGVTWRVTGTEGGPIPESAQWPGNTVNVAPGTARDVEFRFTHPGYWHMHCHKLHHVVNAHANVPMGIMPMGGMTMLFDVAPAADGKAGEDPGQGVGQGHGHGHTPPAGEAAPPAAGPGQPAPNAPPPAHQGHGNMGGQ, encoded by the coding sequence ATGCAAGGCATTGCCTCGCGCCTGCGCAACTGGCTGCGCCCGCTCACGACCCCAGTCCGCGCGGCCTCGCGCCGCCGCTTTCTGGCCCTTTCCGCCCTGGCCCCCCTTTTTGCCGCCGCCCCGGCCCTGGCCCGAAAGGCCGAAAACGCCATGGACATGGCCGGCCACGGCGGCCACATGGGCCACGGCGATCCCATGGGCACGGCCGCCTCCGGACATGGCATTCCCGCCTACGCCTGGCGCGACCCAAGCATCGCCGTCACGCCGCCGCCGCCCCTGACCGGCAAGGGCCAAGGGGTCGTCCTCACCCCCCACCTGCCAAGCCTCGGCTACGAGGCCGACGGCGACGTCAAGGTCTTCCGCCTCACGGCCCAACCCGTGGAACGCCTGCTCCTCGACGGCCCGCCGCCACCGGGCTCGATCTGGGCGCGCTGGCACGCGGCCATGGGCGGCATGCACGGCATGGACATCCCGAAAAAAGTCCGCCTGTGGGGCTACAACGGGTCCGTACCCGGCCCAGCTATCGAAGTGACCCAGGGCGACCGGGTGCGCATCATCGTCAAAAACGAGCTGCCCGAACCGACGAGCGTCCATTGGCACGGCCTGGAGGTGCCCAACGACCAGGACGGCGTGGGCGGCCTGACCCAGCCGGCCATCGCCCCGGGCCAGACCTTCACCTACGAATTCACGGTCCACCAGGTCGGCACCTTCATGTACCATTCCTCGTTCAACGAAAAAAAACAGGTCGGCATGGGCCTGGGCGGGTTTTTCATCAGCCACCCGGCCGACGGCTCGCGCCGGGTGGACCGCGATTTCGCCATCCTGCTCCAGGAATGGTTCTTTCTGCCCGGCAACCCGGCCGTGGACGTGACCTCCACCGACCCCAACTGGTTTACCTTCAACGGCAAATCCGCGCCGTCCACGGCCGTGCTCACGGCCAGGGTCGGCCAGGCCGTCCGCCTGCGCCTGGCCAACCTGTCCAACATGCACGCCCACCCCATCCACCTCCACGGGGTCACTTGGCGCGTGACCGGCACCGAGGGCGGCCCCATTCCCGAATCGGCCCAATGGCCCGGCAACACCGTCAACGTCGCCCCGGGCACGGCCCGCGACGTGGAATTCCGCTTCACCCACCCCGGCTACTGGCACATGCACTGCCACAAGCTGCACCATGTGGTGAACGCCCATGCCAACGTGCCCATGGGCATCATGCCCATGGGCGGCATGACCATGCTCTTCGATGTGGCCCCGGCAGCGGACGGCAAGGCCGGGGAGGACCCGGGCCAAGGCGTCGGCCAGGGGCACGGCCACGGGCACACTCCCCCTGCCGGCGAGGCCGCACCGCCCGCCGCCGGCCCGGGCCAGCCGGCCCCCAATGCGCCTCCACCCGCCCACCAGGGCCATGGCAACATGGGAGGGCAATGA